DNA sequence from the Actinomycetes bacterium genome:
TCGGGCGGTACTCGAGGCAGTCGTCCGCAAGTTCGCTGGGGGTCCGGTGGGGCTGAACACTCTTGCGCTGGCGGTGGGGGAGGAAAGCGAGACGGTAGAAACGGTGGCGGAGCCGTTTCTCGTCAGATTGGGCTTTTTGAGCCGTGGCTCGCGTGGTCGCGAGGCCACACCGGCCGGTTGGGCACACCTTGGGCTCACGCCACCAACGAAAGATTCGCCACAACTTTCACTTCAGAATGGGGACCTACCCGCTGAATAGCCAAGCACTAGGTAGGGTAGGGGGGCTCAACCTACGTTGGAGGTGTGGTGGCTGCACCGCAGTACCGGCCGGGCAAGTATCTATTGCTGCTCCTGCTACTTATCGTGGGGCTCACAGCGTGGGCCTTCGCACCAATCGATGGCTATTCGGTGACGCCGCGGCTAGGTCTTGACCTACGCGGCGGCACACAGGTGATTTTGGATCCCCAACCAATCACCGAAGGCGCTGAAATCACTGAGGAACAACTGCAACAGTCGGTGGAGATCATTCGGCAGCGCGTCAACGGCGTGGGTGTTGCCGAGGCGGATATCAGCATTCAAGGCACCGGTTCTGATGCCGTGATCGTGGTGTCTGTGCCGGGTGTGACCCAGGACCGAATCGTTGAGTTGGTGGGTCGTACCGCCCTGTTGGACTTCCGACCAGTGGAAAACATTCTGGATCCCGCGCCCGTCGGTGCAAACGAAACCGAGTCTGCGGACAACGCCAACAACAAGAACAACAAGAAGAACAACAAGAATCAGAACGAATCAGCAAGTCAGTCGGACGCCGGCGATACCGGTCCCACTGTGTCCGAACCCACCGATGAGGCAGCAGAAGACGAGTTGCTCCAGGGTGGCGACATCGTCCAGGCCAAAGTGAACGACGCTAAATTTCAGCAGGAAGTTCTCGCGCTGGACTGCAACGACACTCGTAATCAGTTGGGTGGCACCCCGGATGACCCCGAGTTGTGGCTAGGTACCTGTCAACGCGTCATCCCGGACAAAGAAACGCAAGCACCCGCGGCCAAGTACGTGTTGAAGCCGGCCTTTATCCGGGGGACTGAGATCACCTCAGCGGCAGCTCAGCTCCCGCAACAGGGTGCCGGGGGTTGGGTAGTGACGCTGTCCTTCGACTCAGAAGGTGCGTCGAAGTTGGCCGAAATTTCTGGTCAGTTGGTGAACTTGCCGCCCCCGACCAATCAGTTCGCCATTGTGTTGGATGGCGTAGTGGTGTCTGCTCCGTCCTTCGAGGAACAGATTCTTGGTGGTGAAGCCCAGATCTCGGGTAACTTCACCGCCCAAGAAGCAGAGGATTTGGCCAACGTCTTGAAGTTCGGTGCGCTGCCGGTCAAGTTGCAGGTGCAGCAGGTGGAAAGCATCTCCGCCACCGTGGGCGACAGCTATCTGCGTGCGGGTCTACTGGCTGGCATCATCGGCCTGATTTTGGTCGCGGGGTGGTTGATCTTCTACTACCGCATCTTGGGTGTGGTGGCAGCACTGAGTCTCGTGCTCGCCGGATGGATGACCTATTGCTTGTTCGTGATCTTGGGTAACACCATTGGCTTCACGCTGACTTTGGCCGGTGTGGCCGGTGCGATCGTGGCGATCGGTATCACCGCGGACTCGTTCATCGTGTACTTCGAACGTATCCGTGACGAGATTCGCGACGGCAAGTCACTGCGACGCTCCGTGGACGAAGGCTGGGTACGTGCCCGCCGGACCCTGTTGGCGGCGGACTTCGTCTCCATCCTGGCGGCGGTGGTGTTGTACTTCCTGAGTGTCGGGAACGTGCGCGGCTTCGCCTTCGCGCTCGGACTCACTACCGTCATGGACGTCCTCGTGGCCTTCTGGTTCACCCGGCCGAGTGTCACCGTGTTGGCTCGATCGGCGTGGATGCAAAAGGGCAGCTCCTTCACTGGGCTGTCTCCCAAGCGGCTGGGTGTGGAATCACTTGGGGGTACTCGGCGAGAACGAACCAGTCGAAGGTCGAAATCTAAGGCAGCAGCTAGTACCAGCAGTTCAGACAGTGGAAGCGAGGGCTGACTCCGATGTCAGGCATTGGTAACTTCGCACAGGGCCTCTACTCGGGGCGAGTTAGCTACAACTTCGTCGAGAGACGGAAGCTCTGGTACACCGTCTCTGGGATCATCCTGGCAATAACGCTGGGCTCACTTATTTTCCGAGGCTTGAACCTCGGAATTGAGTTCAAGGGCGGATCAGAATTTCAGGTGCCGCAGGCATCTTGTTCAGTGGATCAAGCCCAACAAGCGACAAACTCGGTCGCGGAGGGCCAGGCCGTAGTTACGGTCCTCGGCGACGGTACCTTGCGGATTCAGACCCAGAATGTCACTCCGGCCGAGAGCGACCAAGTCACCAGGGCGCTCGGTGAGGCCTGCGACGTCAAACCCGCGGATATCAAGATCCAGCTGGTGGGACCGACGTGGGGATCAGACGTCAGCAAGAAGGCATTACAAGGTTTGATTGTCTTCTTGATCTTGGTAACGATCTTCTTATCCATCTACTTCGAGTGGAAGATGGCGATCGCGGCGCTCGTGGCACTGGCGCACGACCTCATCATCACCCTCGGTCTCTACTCGCTACTGGGCTTTGAGGTCACACCTGCGACAGCTATCGGTGTGCTGACCATCTTGGGCTATTCGCTCTATGACACGGTGGTCGTATTCGACAAAGTCAAAGAGAACACCAGGGGTGTATTGGGTCAAAGTCGGCTTACCTACGCCGAGGCTGCCAACCTAGCGGTCAACCAGACCTTGATCCGCTCGATCAACACATCGATAGTCGCGCTGCTGCCAGTGGGGGCGATCCTATTCGTGGGTGCAGGTCTTTTGGGTGCGGGAACGCTCAAGGACCTGGCATTGGCGCTATTCGTGGGTATGGCCGCCGGCACCTACTCCTCGATCTGTGTGGCGACCCCGCTGTTGGCACAGTTGAAGGATCGTGAACCCGAGGTACAGGCGCTGAAGCGACGCGTGGAAGCCCGCCGTAAGAATACTGAAGATTCCGAGGGTGGCGATGGTGCCCCAGCGGCCACGGCAGCGGCGGTGAGTGGCTTGGGTGATTCCCGCTCAGTCACTGAATCCAGCGTCAGGCAACAGCCCCGACGTTCCAGCAGATCGAAGCGAAAGCGATAGCGAATCTTTGTGAGTTTGGCCGCAGAGTCGAGACGTTGGTGCCGGTAACTGCCTACACTGCCGTAAGGAGGAGCCGTGACGGAGCAGCCGACCACCTCAACCAGCGGATTCGATCCGGTGGCGTCGGTGCAAGCCGCCACCGAGCAGGTGTCCCGATTGCGGGACCGGATTGCTCGGCTCACACCGGGTGGTCGCAGCGGCTATCCCGAACTAGATCCGCTACTCCGAACCCTTAGGCAATATCACCCGCGCAACGACACCCGCATCATCGAACAGGCCTACGAGACCGCAGCACTGCTGCATCGGAACCAGAAGCGTCGATCCGGGGAACCGTACATCACCCACCCGCTAGCGGTGGCGACGATTCTGGCCGAGCTGGGGATGACGTCCTCGACGCTAGTGGCCGCGTTGCTGCACGACACCGTGGAAGACACCGGGTATTCGTTGGAAGCGTTAACCGAGGACTTCGGTGACGAGATCGCGGCACTAGTTGATGGCGTGACCAAACTAGATAAGGTGCAATACGGCTCCTCGTCTGGTGCCGAGACGGTGCGCAAGATGGTTGTCGCCATGGCCCAAGACATCCGCGTGATCGTGATCAAGCTCGCGGACCGGTTGCACAATATGCGAACCATCAACTGGTTGTCGCCGGCAAAGCAGAAGCAGAAATCCACCGAGACGCTGGAAATCTTCGCTCCGCTCGCGCATCGACTCGGGATGAACACCATCAAATGGGAGTTGGAGGATCTGGCATTCGCGACGCTGCAACCCAAGGTTTACGAGGAAATCGTGAACCTAGTGGCGAAGCATGCGCCGGAGCGAGATCAGCAGTTGAACAACGTCATTACCGCGTTGGACGACGACATGCGTACATCCCGGATCAAGACCGAAGTGACCGGGCGACCGAAGAACTACTACTCGATCTACCAAAAGATGGTGGTCCGGGGCCGTGACTTCAAGGAAATCTATGACCTGGTCGGCGTGCGGATTCTGGTGGAGACCGTACGGGATTGCTACGCGGTGTTAGGTGTTATTCACTCCCGCTGGAGTCCGGTGCCAGGCCGCTTCAAAGACTTCATTGCGATGCCGAAGTACAACATGTACCAGTCGCTGCACACCACAGTCATTGGACCGGCTGGCAAGCCAGTGGAGCTGCAGATTCGCACTTATCAGATGCATCGTGCGGCAGAGTTCGGTGTTGCTGCGCATTGGCGCTACAAGAACGGCGCCGTACCCAACAAAAGCGGACCCGACGATCTGGCGTGGATGCGACAGTTGTTGGACTGGCAGCGGGAGACCGAAGACCCGGAAGAGTTCCTCGATTCGTTGCGCTACGACCTCAGCAGCAACGAGGTCTTTGTCTTTACCCCCAATGGCGACATCATGTCGTTGCCGACGGGTGCGACCCCGATTGACTTTGCCTATGCCGTGCACACCGAGGTCGGTCATCGGTGTGTCGGGGCCCGGGTCAACGGCAGACTTGTTGCACTGGAATCGGAACTGGGTAACGGCGACAACGTAGAAATCTTCACCAACAAGGATGAATCGTCCGGGCCGAGCCGTGACTGGTTGCAGTTCGTCAAAAGCCCCCGTGCCCGCAGCAAGATCAAGGCGTGGTTCTCGCGGGAACGTCGAGAGGAAGCAGAGGAACGGGGGAAGGGGGCACTGACGCGGATCCTGCGGAAACGCAATCTGCCGATCGCTGATCTGCTCAATCAAGAAGTCTTGACTGAACTGGCCCATGACTTGCGACTCAACGACGTCTCGGCCCTCTATGCCGAGATCGGCGAAAACCGAATGTCCGCGGAGTCGGTGGTGAAGCGGCTGCTTGAGCAAGCAGGTGGCGTCGACGAAGTTGAAACCGTTCCCGGTCCGGATCGGGTCGCTCGGAAACAAACCGCCGGATCACCGGGAGTGGTGGTGGCAGGTGACCCAGATGTGTGGATCAAACTAGCTCGCTGCTGCACCCCCGTTCCTGGCGACGCGATTCTGGGATTCGTTACCCGCGGTCATGGCGTATCGGTGCATCGGGAGAGTTGTACCAACGTCAGCAGTCTGAAGGAGCAAGAAAACCGCATGGTTGAGGTTGACTGGGAGCCAACCGAGACTTCAGTGTTCCTCGTCAATATTCAAGTAGAGGCACTCGACCGGGCCGGGCTGCTTTCAGATGTCACTAGCGCGTTGAGCGAACAGCACGTCAATATTTTGAGTGCCTCAGTATCCACGAATAAGGAACGTCTGGCGCTATCGAATTTCTCTTTCGAGATGGCTGAACCACATCATTTGGGTGCAGTACTTCGATCCGTGCGACGGGTTGAAGGTGTCTACGACGCATATCGGGTGTAGCCGCAGCGGCTCCGGCCCGCAAGACTAATCGTCGGAGTATTCTGCCAATGCTGCCTCAGCCGCGTCCAGTAGGGCTTGCGTGGATTCCAACGATGCCTGGGCCTTGGCGATGGCCGACTGGTCCCCAGCTTCGGTGGCTTTGGCTAGATCAGCTTCGATTTTTTCCACCGAAGACCGGAAAGTCTTCGTTGTCGACTCCGCTAGCGCCCGTGCCGCGGGATCAGTTCGTTTCCACTCCGCTTGCTCCGAGTCGCGTAGTTTGCGCTCAGCGGCCCGCAGTTTTCGCTCCAACCCGGCTTTGGCGTCACGGGGAACGAAGCCAATACTGTCCCACTTTTCCATGAGCGCGCTGAGGCTGCGGCGGGTTGCCTGGGGGTCTTTGACCGGGAACAGCTTGTCGATCTGATCCAAGATGTCTTGCTTGGCTTTCAGATTTTCGCGTTCCTCATCGTCTTTGGCCGAGAACACTTTGCTGCGGGCGTCGAAGAAGACATCTTGTGCAGCGCGGAATGCCTGCCACAGTCGTTCTTCCTGGTCCCGTGCGGCTCGGGGAGCGGCCTTCCATTCAGCCATCAGATCTCGATAGGCGCGACTCGTCGGTCCCCAGTCAGTGGAGTTAGACAGGGCCTGAGCCCGTTGAATCAGCTGATCCTTCACCACTACGGCATCCGCGCGCTGTTCATCAAGCTTGGCAAAGAACTGTTTGCGAGCGCGATCGAAGGTGGAACGAGCAGCCTTGAAGCGATCCCACTGTTTCTGCTCTTCACTCTTGTCGAAGCGAGGCAGTGCCTTCCACTCGTCCAGGAGCTCGCGAAACCGTTGACCGGTGACCTTCCACTGTTCCGAGT
Encoded proteins:
- the secD gene encoding protein translocase subunit SecD yields the protein MAAPQYRPGKYLLLLLLLIVGLTAWAFAPIDGYSVTPRLGLDLRGGTQVILDPQPITEGAEITEEQLQQSVEIIRQRVNGVGVAEADISIQGTGSDAVIVVSVPGVTQDRIVELVGRTALLDFRPVENILDPAPVGANETESADNANNKNNKKNNKNQNESASQSDAGDTGPTVSEPTDEAAEDELLQGGDIVQAKVNDAKFQQEVLALDCNDTRNQLGGTPDDPELWLGTCQRVIPDKETQAPAAKYVLKPAFIRGTEITSAAAQLPQQGAGGWVVTLSFDSEGASKLAEISGQLVNLPPPTNQFAIVLDGVVVSAPSFEEQILGGEAQISGNFTAQEAEDLANVLKFGALPVKLQVQQVESISATVGDSYLRAGLLAGIIGLILVAGWLIFYYRILGVVAALSLVLAGWMTYCLFVILGNTIGFTLTLAGVAGAIVAIGITADSFIVYFERIRDEIRDGKSLRRSVDEGWVRARRTLLAADFVSILAAVVLYFLSVGNVRGFAFALGLTTVMDVLVAFWFTRPSVTVLARSAWMQKGSSFTGLSPKRLGVESLGGTRRERTSRRSKSKAAASTSSSDSGSEG
- the secF gene encoding protein translocase subunit SecF, yielding MSGIGNFAQGLYSGRVSYNFVERRKLWYTVSGIILAITLGSLIFRGLNLGIEFKGGSEFQVPQASCSVDQAQQATNSVAEGQAVVTVLGDGTLRIQTQNVTPAESDQVTRALGEACDVKPADIKIQLVGPTWGSDVSKKALQGLIVFLILVTIFLSIYFEWKMAIAALVALAHDLIITLGLYSLLGFEVTPATAIGVLTILGYSLYDTVVVFDKVKENTRGVLGQSRLTYAEAANLAVNQTLIRSINTSIVALLPVGAILFVGAGLLGAGTLKDLALALFVGMAAGTYSSICVATPLLAQLKDREPEVQALKRRVEARRKNTEDSEGGDGAPAATAAAVSGLGDSRSVTESSVRQQPRRSSRSKRKR
- a CDS encoding bifunctional (p)ppGpp synthetase/guanosine-3',5'-bis(diphosphate) 3'-pyrophosphohydrolase, with protein sequence MTEQPTTSTSGFDPVASVQAATEQVSRLRDRIARLTPGGRSGYPELDPLLRTLRQYHPRNDTRIIEQAYETAALLHRNQKRRSGEPYITHPLAVATILAELGMTSSTLVAALLHDTVEDTGYSLEALTEDFGDEIAALVDGVTKLDKVQYGSSSGAETVRKMVVAMAQDIRVIVIKLADRLHNMRTINWLSPAKQKQKSTETLEIFAPLAHRLGMNTIKWELEDLAFATLQPKVYEEIVNLVAKHAPERDQQLNNVITALDDDMRTSRIKTEVTGRPKNYYSIYQKMVVRGRDFKEIYDLVGVRILVETVRDCYAVLGVIHSRWSPVPGRFKDFIAMPKYNMYQSLHTTVIGPAGKPVELQIRTYQMHRAAEFGVAAHWRYKNGAVPNKSGPDDLAWMRQLLDWQRETEDPEEFLDSLRYDLSSNEVFVFTPNGDIMSLPTGATPIDFAYAVHTEVGHRCVGARVNGRLVALESELGNGDNVEIFTNKDESSGPSRDWLQFVKSPRARSKIKAWFSRERREEAEERGKGALTRILRKRNLPIADLLNQEVLTELAHDLRLNDVSALYAEIGENRMSAESVVKRLLEQAGGVDEVETVPGPDRVARKQTAGSPGVVVAGDPDVWIKLARCCTPVPGDAILGFVTRGHGVSVHRESCTNVSSLKEQENRMVEVDWEPTETSVFLVNIQVEALDRAGLLSDVTSALSEQHVNILSASVSTNKERLALSNFSFEMAEPHHLGAVLRSVRRVEGVYDAYRV
- a CDS encoding DUF349 domain-containing protein, which produces MTPTPTGPPRPTPTGPVPARSTGKPASPPDGGNDHGRIADDGTIYVQLPDGTERSVGQWAAGDPAAGLAHFRRRYQDLLVELDLTTTRLRNGQATPDQAVAVVERMKAALTEPAFVGDIAALTAQVDALAELVGVRRVELTEAKEQARSEALARRAAIADEAEKLANSEQWKVTGQRFRELLDEWKALPRFDKSEEQKQWDRFKAARSTFDRARKQFFAKLDEQRADAVVVKDQLIQRAQALSNSTDWGPTSRAYRDLMAEWKAAPRAARDQEERLWQAFRAAQDVFFDARSKVFSAKDDEERENLKAKQDILDQIDKLFPVKDPQATRRSLSALMEKWDSIGFVPRDAKAGLERKLRAAERKLRDSEQAEWKRTDPAARALAESTTKTFRSSVEKIEADLAKATEAGDQSAIAKAQASLESTQALLDAAEAALAEYSDD